The genomic region aggctgagtagtgtgatccccctatagttggaacacaccctccggtcccccttcttaaacagagggacaaccctggtctgccaatccagagacactgtccccgatcaccacgcgatgttgcagaggcgtgtcagccaagacagtcccacaacatccagagacttaaggtactcaggacagatttcatccaccccaggagccttgccactgaggagctttctaaccacctcggtgacttctgcctgggtaatggatgagtccgcctctgagtccccagtctctgcttcctctttggaagacgtgacgatgggattgaggagatcctcaaagtactccttccaccgcccgacaacatccccactcagggtcaacagctccccacccacactgtaaacagtgctggtggagagttgcttccacctcctgaggcgtcggacggtttgccagaatctctttgaggccgaccaatagtcctcctccatagcctccccgaactcctcccagacccgagtttttgcctctgcgaccgcacgggctgtggcacgcttggcctgccggtacctgtcagctgcctctggggtcccacctaccaacaaagataagtaggactccttcttcagcttgacgacatcccttacttccggtgtccaccaccgggttcggggattgccgccgcgacaggcaccagagacctcgtgaccacagctacgagcggccgcatcgacaatggaggtggagaacatggtccactcggactccatgtctccaacctcccccgggatctgggagaagctctcccagaggtgggagtaaaataaaataaaataaaataaactccaataatgaaagtataaatggcaataatagaaagtacactacaacaatgtacaAATATCTGAAATGAAAggggtgataatacagaaaaatggtGCAGCTTGTACTTGGATGTGACTTACACTCCAAAAAATACggtattttgtttttgtatgaTTGACTTTTAGCATCACGTTTTCATTTGTCATGTTTTCGTTATGTGATTCTTAGAAATTTAAATTTACTGCACAAGTGACTAGAGAGAGAATGCAGACCAAAGTACTTACTCAGCAGGATCCTTGTTGTTGCATTGCCATATTTGTAAAGAAATTTTGGAGTCATGTTGTGTTCTTTATCCCCCACTTCGAAGTATTCAGTTCCACAGTAGTACAGACCCTCGTCAGACTTGGTCGTATTCATGATTAGAAGGTCAAAGCATTCAGACGATTCATTCTTTGATACACGAAAGTGATGGGATAGATTCAGAATATCTGCACTTTTGCATTCCCAGTGGTTCTGGAATCTAGTTCTGAGAACAAGAACAGGCTGGTTCTCATGAGAACAGTTCCTGAACCACATTGTGTATTGTCCAGTTGAGGATTTGCAGTCACAATAGAGAGTGACATTGTCTCCTGGATTGACCGTCAGCTCAAGCACTGATCCGGAGACCCAGTTCTGACTGCAGGAAACAGCTTCTGGAACACAAACAGGTTAAATTCTCAACAAACTATTTCACATTAAACAAATGCATATTCAACCAATTCATAGTACCCAAGTACCCATTCACCAGTCATCATGGTACCCAACAACGTCAGTGTTATTAACTAATCTTTTCTTAAAATTTACCTAAGAGAGCTATGACAATACTCAGTCCGTCCATGtgtgaggatgatgatgtggggGAAAAAACCCAGCAACATCAAGTTTATTCTGATTTTATAACCTGTGTAGATTTTTCCATTGAAGGAAATGCAAGCTGTGATTGGGCCATCAAGTGTGACACTTTTTGTCTGTGGTTATTCTTTTTCGAAGTGATGATTGGCCCAGAATGCAGAGGTTCAGCAACAACACAGTACCAACATGACTATACCCCAGTTTTCAACTGAGATGTTCCAGTTAGAGCGCAGACTGGAGCCTTACAATAAC from Thalassophryne amazonica chromosome 15, fThaAma1.1, whole genome shotgun sequence harbors:
- the LOC117526249 gene encoding uncharacterized protein LOC117526249 — protein: MDGLSIVIALLEAVSCSQNWVSGSVLELTVNPGDNVTLYCDCKSSTGQYTMWFRNCSHENQPVLVLRTRFQNHWECKSADILNLSHHFRVSKNESSECFDLLIMNTTKSDEGLYYCGTEYFEVGDKEHNMTPKFLYKYGNATTRILLNSSEPHHQTPCDCGLCWTLLLALCPASVVLSSVLFSLLVYLFCQKTAKDNQVVQQSYDAHQTRETQDEDVCYAALDARPTSQRPKKKKPQSSDFSIYSAIKTPNT